The sequence GCGTACTACGATTCTGTCGTACACAATCTTGAGGAGGCCGCCCGCTAGTGTTGGTTTCTTTTTCCAGCGCCGCCGTCTCCCCGCTGTGGTCGGATGTGGATCTGACCATTGAACCCGGGGAGTTCATCGCGGTGCTCGGCCCGAATGGTGTGGGCAAATCCACGCTGCTCGGCACCATTTTGGGCACCCGGCGGCTGACCGCCGGCACGCTCGACGTCAACGCGCGCGTGGGCTACATCCCGCAGCAGCGCATGTTCCCGCCGCACCTGCCCATGCGCGCCCGCGACCTAGTGGGCCTGTCGCTTGCCCACGGCGTTTTTCGTTCGCGCCGGGCTAAGCGCGCGCGTGTCGATGCCCTCTTGGACGAGGTCGGCGCCACCGGCATCGCCAATCGCCGCGTCGGGGAGCTCTCCGGCGGGCAGCAGCAGCTGGTGCGCCAGGCCCAGGCGCTGGCGTGCGACCCGGAACTCATCCTCGCCGACGAGCCGCTGCTCTCGCTCGACCCAGCCAAGCAGCAGCAGACGGTGGCAAAGCTGGATCACTGGCGTCACACGCGCGGGACAGCAGTCCTTTTTGTCACCCACAGCATCAACCCGGTGGTCGGCGCAGTGGACCGCGTGCTCTACCTCGCGCCGCACGGCCACGTGCTCGGCTCGGTGGACGAGGTCATGCGCACCGAGGTGCTCAGCGAGCTCTACGGAACGGACGTAAAAGTTGTGGACGTCGATGGCAGGAAGGCAGTGATTTAGGTGACCGTGCAGGACTTTTTCACCGATACCGCGTACCTGCTCAGCGTCGACTTCGTGCAGAGCTCGCTTGTTGCCTGCGCGCTGCTTGGCGTGCTCTCTGGCGTGATGACGAGCCTCATCGTGCTGCGGCAGATGTCTTTTTCCGTGCACGCGACCAGTGAGCTCGCGCTCATGGGTGCTGCCGCGGCGCTGCTTTTCGGCTTCAACATCGGCGTCGGTGCGCTCGCCGGCGCCATCGTCGCTGCGGTGGTGCTAGCGCTTTTGGGGATGAAAGGCCAGGAGGACAGCGCCATCGGCGTGGTCATGAGCTTCGGCCTCGGGTTGTCCGTGCTGTTTTTGCACCTCTACCCCGGCAACGCGTCGACGGCGATGAGCCTTTTGACCGGCCATATCGTCGGCGTCTCCGAAGGATCGGTGGGGCTTTTGGCCGTCACCACCGCCATCGTCGTTATCTGCGTGGCCATCTTCTGGCGCCCGCTGCTTTTCGCTTCGGCCGACCCCGTCATGGCGCACGCCGCCGGCGTCCCGCTGCGCGCCTACAACGTCGGGTTCGCCGTGCTGGTCGGTGCGGCGGCCGCGCAGTCGGTGCAGATCGTCGGCGTCCTGCTGGTCATGGCGTTGCTCATCACGCCCGGCGCGGCGGCGGTCAACATCACTTCCTCGCCGGTGCGCGCGGTGGTATGGTCCACCCTCTTCGCGGAGGTCGCCGCCGTGGGCGGCTTGGTGCTCTCCCTCGCCCCGGGGCTGCCGGTGTCCGTCTTTGTCACCGCCATCTCGTTTGCCATCTACCTCGTCTGCCGCGCCATTTCCTGGGCCCGCGGCCGGCGGATGACCCGCGACGAGGTCGCCGCGCAGCGCCAGCGGGACTACGCCGGCTCGATGCGCGCGGCTACTTCCCCGCGCCCGGATTCGGCGGCCGCGGACAGCGGCGATGCCTACTCGTCTGACGGGCACTGCATCAACGGTTAAAACCTACAATCGGATGCTGTGACTTCCCGTGAATCGCAGCCTGATGCCACCGCCGCCCGCCACACCCTGACCGTGGACGGGCGGCGCCGCACATACCTGAGTGTCAACGAGCCGGACGGCGCGTCGCCCTCCGCCCCGGTGGACGTGCTGCTGTTTTTCCACGGCTCCCTGCAGTCAGGTGCGGTGGCGCGGCGGTTTACCCACCACACCTTCGAAAGCCTGCGCAACACAGCGGTGGTCTACCCCAACGGGGTGCACAACCACTTCAACGACGGCCGGCGCGTGCTGCCGGAAAAGACGCGGGAGCTGGGCATTGACGATGTCGCCTTCACCCGCGCCATCGTCAACGATCTACGCGGCCGCCACACGGTGGGCCGTGTGGCGGCCGCCGGGTTTTCCAACGGCGGCCACATGGTGCAGCGCCTTCTTATCGATGCCCCCGGCCTCCTCGACGGCGCCGCCCTCATCGCGGCCACCGTGCCGGCTGCAGACAACCGCGCGTTCACCAGGCACCTTGGCGAATATGTGCCCACGCCCGTGCTCGCCATCCACGGCACCGCGGATCCGGTGGTTTCCTACGACGGCGGCCCGGTGAACCTGGGAGGCATCACCCGCGGCGAGATGCTGTCCGCGCCTAAGAGCGCGGAGTTCTTTGCCCGCCTCAACGGCCACGGCGCGGACGCTGATCCGGCACCCGCGCGTCCCCAGCTAGAAGGCGCGGAAGCAGCGACCGTGCAGCGCTGGGACGCCCCCGCCCACCCACCGGTGGAGCTGTGGACCATCGAGGGCATGGGTCACCTCGTGCCGTCCGGGGTGGAAAGCCCCGACCCGCGGCTGGGCGAGACCGCAACTGATCTCACGGCCGCGGACATCATCGCGCGGTTCTTTGGAGTCTCTGCTCGTCCGTAAACGGCCTACTGAGCGCGGCGCTGGCGGGCGAACTCCGACAGTACGGTCGCCGCAGCCACGGACGCGTTGAGCGACTCGACCCACTCGGTCATGGGGATGGACATTATGACGTCGCAGTTCTCGCGCACCAGGCGCGAGATGCCCTTGCCCTCGGAGCCGATGACGATGACGACCGGGTCAGTGCCGCCGGCGTAGGTGTCCAAGGTGTGCTCGCCGCCCGCGTCCAAGCCGACGACCTGGTAGCCGTTCTTCTGAAACTCCTTGATGGTGCGCGTGAGGTTCGTCGCGCGGGCCACCGGCAGGCGCGCCGCGGTGCCCGCCGAGGTACGCCAGGTCACCGCCGTCACCGACGCGGAGCGGCGCCCCGGGATGATGACGCCGTGCCCGCCGAAGGCCGCGGTGGAGCGAATCACGGCGCCGAGGTTACGCGGGTCCGTGATGTTATCGAGCACGACGAACATGCCCGGCGCGGCATCCTCGTTGGCGCGCTCCAGCAGTTCCTGCACATCCGCGTACTTGTAGGGCGGGATTTGCAAGCCGATGCCCTGGTGCAGCCCATTGCCGGTCATCTTGTCCAGCTCCGGGCGCGGCACCTCCACGATGGGGATGCCGCGGGAGTTACACATGGCCACCGCTTCGCTCAGGCGCTTGTCATTGCGGGTGCCCTGGGCGACGTACAGGGCGGTGCCGGGCACGCGCGCGTGCAGGCACTCAATGACCGGGTTGCGGCCCACGACCATCTCCGGCAGCTCCTTAGTGTGCCGGCCCGAGTCGCGCCGCTGCTTGTCCAGCTTGCGCTTGTACGCGGCGTGGTAGACGCGGTCTTCCGCCTTCGGGGTCGGGCCCTTGCCTTCCAGGCCGCGCCGCCGCTTGTTGCCGGAGCCTTTAGTCGGCCCCTTCTTGTTCTTCTTCCGCGCGCCCGCGCCGCCGCGGCCGTGAGTGCGTGCCATAAGTTTCTTTCCTTCCCGGCGCTACTTGAGCTTCCACTGCGGGCCATCGGGGGTGTCGGTGACCTCGATTCCGGCAGCCGCTAAATCATCCCGCACCGCGTCTGCGGTGGCAAAGTCCTTGTCCGCGCGCGCCTTCGTGCGCCGCTCCAGCTGGGCGGCGACCAGCGCGTCCAATGCCTGTTGCGCGGCACCGGCACCTGCGCCCGCGCTTGCCGATGCCCCACCGGCACCGCCAGCCGCAGCCCCGGCACCTGCCTGTGCCCACTGCTTATCCAGCGGGTCGACGCCTAACACCGCGGTCATGGCGCGGACCTTACCGGCCAGCTCGCGGGCGCGTTCCACGTCCGACTCGGCGAGCGCCTTGTTCCCGGCGCGCACGGTGGTGTGGATTTCCGCCAGGGCCTTGGGCACGCCGATGTCGTCGTTCATGGCGGCTGCGAACCCGTCGGTCCACTCGCCGACCTGCACGGGTTCTTCACTTTCGTGGTCGCGGCCGCTTCCGTTGCCGCTGCCATTCCCGTGGTCGCGGCCGTTCATGGCCGCGACCACCCGGTGCACGAAGTGCTCGATACGGCGGTAGCCGGCCGCGGCTTCCTTGAGCGCGTCCTCGGAGTACTCCAGCACGGAGCGGTAGTGCGCGCTGCCCAGGTAGTAGCGCAGTTCCACCGGGCGGACGAGTTCGAGCAGGTTGTCCACGGCGAGCACGTTGCCCAGCGACTTGGACATCTTTTCGCCGGCCATGGTCACCCAGTGGTTGTGCATCCAGTAGTTGGCAAAGCCGTCGCCCGCCGCGTGCGACTGCGCCTGCTCGTTTTCGTGGTGCGGGAACTGCAGATCCAGCCCGCCGCAGTGGATGTCGAAGTTCTCACCCAGGTAGTAGGTGGACATCGCGGAGCACTCCAGGTGCCAGCCGGGGCGGCCCGCGCCCCACGGCGTCGGCCACGCTGGCTCACCCGGCTTGGCGGCCTTCCACAGCGCGAAGTCGAGCGGGCTGCGCTTGCCGGCGTTGTCGGTCTCGCCCTGCTCCATGTCGTCGACGCGGTTGCCGGAGATGGACCCATAGTCGGAGCCGGTGGCGTTCACCCACGCCGGCAC is a genomic window of Corynebacterium massiliense DSM 45435 containing:
- a CDS encoding metal ABC transporter permease, with translation MQDFFTDTAYLLSVDFVQSSLVACALLGVLSGVMTSLIVLRQMSFSVHATSELALMGAAAALLFGFNIGVGALAGAIVAAVVLALLGMKGQEDSAIGVVMSFGLGLSVLFLHLYPGNASTAMSLLTGHIVGVSEGSVGLLAVTTAIVVICVAIFWRPLLFASADPVMAHAAGVPLRAYNVGFAVLVGAAAAQSVQIVGVLLVMALLITPGAAAVNITSSPVRAVVWSTLFAEVAAVGGLVLSLAPGLPVSVFVTAISFAIYLVCRAISWARGRRMTRDEVAAQRQRDYAGSMRAATSPRPDSAAADSGDAYSSDGHCING
- a CDS encoding alpha/beta hydrolase family esterase, which codes for MTSRESQPDATAARHTLTVDGRRRTYLSVNEPDGASPSAPVDVLLFFHGSLQSGAVARRFTHHTFESLRNTAVVYPNGVHNHFNDGRRVLPEKTRELGIDDVAFTRAIVNDLRGRHTVGRVAAAGFSNGGHMVQRLLIDAPGLLDGAALIAATVPAADNRAFTRHLGEYVPTPVLAIHGTADPVVSYDGGPVNLGGITRGEMLSAPKSAEFFARLNGHGADADPAPARPQLEGAEAATVQRWDAPAHPPVELWTIEGMGHLVPSGVESPDPRLGETATDLTAADIIARFFGVSARP
- the rlmB gene encoding 23S rRNA (guanosine(2251)-2'-O)-methyltransferase RlmB; its protein translation is MARTHGRGGAGARKKNKKGPTKGSGNKRRRGLEGKGPTPKAEDRVYHAAYKRKLDKQRRDSGRHTKELPEMVVGRNPVIECLHARVPGTALYVAQGTRNDKRLSEAVAMCNSRGIPIVEVPRPELDKMTGNGLHQGIGLQIPPYKYADVQELLERANEDAAPGMFVVLDNITDPRNLGAVIRSTAAFGGHGVIIPGRRSASVTAVTWRTSAGTAARLPVARATNLTRTIKEFQKNGYQVVGLDAGGEHTLDTYAGGTDPVVIVIGSEGKGISRLVRENCDVIMSIPMTEWVESLNASVAAATVLSEFARQRRAQ
- a CDS encoding metal ABC transporter ATP-binding protein is translated as MLVSFSSAAVSPLWSDVDLTIEPGEFIAVLGPNGVGKSTLLGTILGTRRLTAGTLDVNARVGYIPQQRMFPPHLPMRARDLVGLSLAHGVFRSRRAKRARVDALLDEVGATGIANRRVGELSGGQQQLVRQAQALACDPELILADEPLLSLDPAKQQQTVAKLDHWRHTRGTAVLFVTHSINPVVGAVDRVLYLAPHGHVLGSVDEVMRTEVLSELYGTDVKVVDVDGRKAVI
- the cysS gene encoding cysteine--tRNA ligase translates to MTTHDSTSADQSDLRIFDTRTRTQRPFEPIRPGHASVYLCGATPQALPHIGHLRSGVAFDILRRWLLATGFDVALVRNVTDIDDKILRKAEEHGRPWWEWVSTYEREFNRAYDTLGVMPPSVEPHATGHVTQMVDYMQRLIDAGFAYPADGSVYFDVPAWVNATGSDYGSISGNRVDDMEQGETDNAGKRSPLDFALWKAAKPGEPAWPTPWGAGRPGWHLECSAMSTYYLGENFDIHCGGLDLQFPHHENEQAQSHAAGDGFANYWMHNHWVTMAGEKMSKSLGNVLAVDNLLELVRPVELRYYLGSAHYRSVLEYSEDALKEAAAGYRRIEHFVHRVVAAMNGRDHGNGSGNGSGRDHESEEPVQVGEWTDGFAAAMNDDIGVPKALAEIHTTVRAGNKALAESDVERARELAGKVRAMTAVLGVDPLDKQWAQAGAGAAAGGAGGASASAGAGAGAAQQALDALVAAQLERRTKARADKDFATADAVRDDLAAAGIEVTDTPDGPQWKLK